In Cryptomeria japonica chromosome 1, Sugi_1.0, whole genome shotgun sequence, the sequence tcaaccctaaccctaatataaTAAGAATTGATTCCTAacaaaaacctaaccctaaaattaatcctaATCATAAACCCTATATTGAATTTAAATTCTACCCCTaaaataaccttaaccctaaacccaaCCTAACCTTGATTGTATCCATAACCTAAACCTAAtttcaaaccctaaccataattaaacctcTACACTAAAGTAAACTATGCTAACCCTATTTGAATCCTAACACTAAAGTTCTAAGCTTAATTTAATCCCAAttgaattaaattataatattatctCTAAATTTAATTGATATTGAAAATAACCTATAATAGTAACCTTAATCAtagcctaaccttaacactaaccccAATCTAACCTTATCTCTAGCTCTAATATAACTCTAATTGAACACTAACCATAACTCACCCCTTTACTTatccctaacactaaccctaacactaattgtGATGTAAAGCTAACCCtaaataatcataaccctaacaatatccctaaccctaaaccctaaaccctaatgtaaccacaaccctaaaccctaaaactagCAACAATCATTTTTCCTAACCCTAAAGTGTAACCCTAACCATAGCAACAATCCTTTGTCCTAAccccaaatcctaaccctaaccataaccctcaaccttgtaatcctaaccataacccaaaacctatccctatccctaaccctaaacctatatcttaaccctaaatcataaccctaaccctaacaatgatgtaaacctaacCCAACCATATACCTAAGCATAATCCTTAGCCACAACCCTAACcatgatgctaaccctaaccttaaccaaatTAAATCCTATCCTTAACCATAACCAAAATGCTAAATGTAACCCTAATCGTAAGCATGATGTAAACCCCAACCCTTaagcctaatcctaaccctaaacgtaaccctaaccctaactgtgATGCAAatgataaccctaaccctaacgactatgataaccctaaccctaacgacTATCTAAATTATAACCTTGAAATTAACCCTAACCCATACCctaaaccataattctaaccctaaacctaagtGTAACCCAAacactaaacttaaccctaaccctaaccatgatgtaaaccctaaccataatcctaatcctaatgctaAAACCTAACCCTAGCCTTAACCATAATTGAAACCCCAACACTATGCATAATCCTAATCCTTAACCCTaaacataatcttaaccctaaccctaatcatgatgtatatcctaaccctaaccattaccctaatcataaacctaaccattgtgtaaacccaaaccataatccataCCCTAACTATGACATCAATGCTAACCCTAGCCATAACCCCAAACCCTatgcctaaccataaccctaaccctaaccattatgtaaatcctaaccctaatcacaaTCGtattcctaaccataatcctacaATAATCCTaactgaccctaaccctaaccatgacatAAATCTTGACCCTacccatgatgtaaatcctaaccataacctatccctaaccctagccctaattcatactctaacccttaaccctatccctaaacctaaccctatcgCTAGCCATCATGTAAACCCTCACCCTAGCaataatcctaaccattgaaccctaagcctaaccataatcctaatcttaATCATAAccccaacaatgatgtaaaccataaccctaaaccctaacaataatccaaACCCGCCAAAACCTAACTTTAACCCTCAAATTATTGCTAAAtatgacataaaccctaaccctaatcataaccatattcctaaccataatcctaaccctaaccctaaccctaacccttaaccctatcattaaccctaaccctatcctagCCATCATGCAAAccataaccctagccataatcctaaccattaaACCCTgagcctaaccataatcctaagcctaactataaccccaacaatgatgtaaactataaccctaaaccctaaccttcatcataatccaaacaataatccaaaccTGCCAAAATCTAACTTTAACCCTCAAATTATTGCTAAAtatgacataaaccctaaccctaatcataaccatatTTCTCACCATAATCCTACCATAATCCTAACGttgaacctaaccctaaccatgacgtATTTCCTGATCCTACCCATGatttaaatcctaaccataacctatccctaactctaaccctagcgctaaccctaaccataatcctagcctaaacccttaaccctatccctttacctatccctatccctaaccctattcctagccatcatgtaaaccctaaccctagccataatcctaaccattaaACCCTAAGCTTAACCATAATCGTAACTCTAAACATAAccccaacaatgatgtaaaccataaccctacacccTAACACTcatcataatcctaacaataacccaaaCCTACCAAAACCTAACTTTAACCCTCTAATTATCGCTACAtatgacataaaccctaacccatAATTTTAACCCTCACCCTCTCTAATTCTAATCTTGACATAAATTGTAACCTTTACCCTAATTATATAATCTTAAACCTAATCCTAACTCGTAACCCTTtgcataatcctaaccctaaacttgaCCATAATCCCAAatactaattctaaccctaaccctaactattaaCTTAAACCTAATAATGATGTCGACCCTTACCATAATCTTAACTATAAACCTCAGCCTAACACTAACATATAATTTGAACCTAACAATGTTGTTAACCCTAATCGTAACCTTAACCTTGATGTAAAGCCTTACCCTAAACATAATTATAATCCAAACCCTATACACTTATTATAACCATAAACCAAAACTAAAACTAACCatgccctaaacctaaccctaaccctagcaataTCCCTAGATATGATATAAACCCCAATCTTGACCATATTCCTAACCTTGACCATGAACTCTAACCCTAGATTCCTCATTGAACCCTGGCCCTAACTGTAACACTAATTTTAATTGAATACCAACCCTTACCCTAAACATTATCCTAGAATATTAACCTTAATTGTAAGATAACCTTGACCCTAAACTTAATCTTACCACAAttgaaacctaactataacctaacCTTAAATGTAACTCTAATCCTAGAATTAGACCCTATTAAACTATAtgcctaaacttaaccctaaccctaactaaaatgtaattttaattgaactctaatccttgACTATTCCTAACCCTAATCTAGCCCAAAACCTAACTATAATGATGGTTACACTAATAATAAATCCtatccctaaccataaacttaacccgaaccataaccctaaccataatcctaaacctaaaacAAAACCTAATCTTGATGCTAACCCTatccattatcataaccctaaccataacaatgatgtaaaccttaaccatagccataatactaaccttaaccccaaccctagccctaaccctacATTGAATAATCATAAATAGAATTATAATCCAAACCCAACCCCAtgttataattataaccctaaccctaactataattatggTTACACTAACCCTAAATTGGATATAAACTCTACACAACTGAAACaataataataaaccctaaccccaaccatctacttaaccctaacactaaaaccCAACCATaagaaaaaccctaaccctaattgtaatccTTAATGCTCacgctaaccataatcctaaagctAAACCAAACCTTAACCttgatcctaaccctaaccatgaataAGCCCTAACCATGATCATAACCTTGAccttaaaacctaaccctaattataattgtaaccctaaccctaacaatgatgtaaaccttagccttgaccataatagtaaccttaaccctaacactaaccataaacttaaccctaacactaaatccCAACCCTATCCCTAAATCAAACCCTAACCGTAATTCTAAAcctaaatcaaaccctaaccttgatgtgaACCCTAATTGtagccctaacaatgatgtaaaccttaattctaaccataatactaaccttaaccctaactctatctGTAACCATAATATTGAGCATTGAATAATGTTTTATACTACCATTAAATAAAGTCTAATATAAATCTTACATTTTTAGTATATGCTttaatcttgcaacacatatatatttattaaaaatagtctaaatggatatataaaatttcatatatctccacataataatataataatataataatattataatataattcaattcaaaagaaagatactatataattatatattgcatttatttctagcatatatgtcttaaattttaatttaatctatataaaatatgccaagagatatagattaaattaaaatttaagacatatatgccAGTTATActtaacacacacatatatattttatttatttagtttatacTTTAAATACTTgcttataaatatttttataaaccATCCAagtttcttcttttttttcctaGAAAGGTACGTTATATGATTATAGAAGGAAGGAAAACTCCTTAAAGTTGTCCTCCCCGGATCTCTCGTGATCGGACAACAAAAATATTAAGATATTCGACTGTTTTCAGTGCCGCTGACACAAACATAAAAACATTTTCGTTGCCAACGTGGCTGATGCGATGGGCCCGCCCTCTCCTGAGACACCAACAACCGGTTGAAATTGAAAACCACCCACCTTTCAAAGTGTAAAAGTTGGTCCTGCCTCCCATATCAGGATTCAGGACGGGCAGTCAGGGTCTAAATCTGATGGCCGTATTCAAGAATTTTACATACAGAATACAATCAAACTCTGAAGAAGATTATAATAAGGGGAGATATATCTGACTAGAAATATtatatatttctaaaataaatGTCGTACATCTGAGGAGCAACTTTAAATGTAGAGCAATTTCCAAAAAAATTGCTTGACAGGCAATGACCGTCACATCTATGCCAGGAGGAGTGAGAGGCCCACGGTTCTTTAAACAATATTCCGGAGACGCCACCTATGGTCCTACTGATCATTTCTTCAGTCGGAGTTGTTGGGAATAAGAGAGATTCCAGGATAAGGAGAATGACAAGCTGAAATATGGTGAGTTTGTTACTGAATCCATTGTGTTGCAATAAGCAGCAGGGCATAGTGAGAGTGAGAGCAGTTGCGGAAGCAGCAAAACCAGTTAAAAATGAGGCAAAAGAAAAAACAGGTATCAGAGTGGTATTTGGGGCAGGGGGAACCGGGGGTCACGTTTATCCCGCCATAGCCATCGCTGATGAGATGAAGGTCATCCATCCAAATGTGGAAATAGAGTTTGTAGGCACTTCCAACAGGCTGGAGTGgaaggcagtccctgctgccggcTATTCAATTCGCCCCATCCCTGCAGTTGCTCTGAAGCGACCTATCCTCCACCCAACTAACATTTTATTGCCGTTAAAGTTCTTGAATTGCCTGTGGGAATGCTGGAAGCTATTGGGGCAGCTGAGACCCGAGCTTGTGGTGGGAACCGGGGGCTATGTGGCGGCTCCGATATGCCTCATGGCTGCCCTCAGAGGCATCCGCATTGCAATCCAAGAGCAGAATGTTAGCCCTGGAATAGCCAATAAGCTCTTGGGTGTCTTCGCCTCGGTTATATTTGTGGCCTTTCCTTCCTCTGTGGATTTATTTCCAAAGAGAAAGTGTGTTGTCAGCGGTAATCCCATTAGGCCTTCCCTCAGAAGGTACGTATCCAGATCAGTTGCAAGGTCTCATTTCTTTCCTGGTAGTACAGGCAATAGCCAAGCTGAGCTGCTGCTCATTTTGGGGGGCTCGCTTGGGGCAAATGCAATCAACATCGCAGTGTTGGAAATGTACTGTCAAATGCTTTCTCAGCATCCAAATAGGTATATCATTTGGCAAACTGGCAATGACAATTTTGATGAGATGGACAGTCTAGTCAAGGCCCATCCTCGTTTACTATTGACCTCGTGAGTAACCAAATTTCTTAACataatttaaaattatgatttttttatgcaATTAGAGATTCTGTggtataatatcatttaggtaTTATATATTAATACTAATCTTTTTGATGACTGTTCTTCCAAGATTATTTAATGTATGTTTATTGTATGGTTTTCGTTTCTGAATCTAAAATCACCACAAGTAAGCTCacattttttgtttatttatggcTTTCATTTCTGAATCTATATCCATCCCACATTTTTTTCTTCCAATAAGAAAAAagttatatatataaaagaaagagTAACAGTTACAGTCAGAGGATGCCTTGATGTGCATTACCTGAGTGAATGGAGTTCTTGTAGGGGATTGAGCCCTTGTTGGCAATTGAGAATGTGAGGAAGAAAAATGGTGGCATCGGAGGGGATGGCTTCACCATCTGCAATATGTATAG encodes:
- the LOC131064462 gene encoding uncharacterized protein LOC131064462, with amino-acid sequence MVSLLLNPLCCNKQQGIVRVRAVAEAAKPVKNEAKEKTGIRVVFGAGGTGGHVYPAIAIADEMKVIHPNVEIEFVGTSNRLEWKAVPAAGYSIRPIPAVALKRPILHPTNILLPLKFLNCLWECWKLLGQLRPELVVGTGGYVAAPICLMAALRGIRIAIQEQNVSPGIANKLLGVFASVIFVAFPSSVDLFPKRKCVVSGNPIRPSLRRYVSRSVARSHFFPGSTGNSQAELLLILGGSLGANAINIAVLEMYCQMLSQHPNRYIIWQTGNDNFDEMDSLVKAHPRLLLTSYLNNMDFAYAAADLVVARAGAMTCSELLATGKPSILIPSAYVAEDHQMKNATFMYEVAGAKLLYEDELDSTTLANAINDILGDENLMMDMCEKALKTALPDAATKIAEYLLSLVGSGTKRS